TGTCGCGGCCGCTCAAGGCATTCGCCCCGTCGGGGCCCTCGGGGGGCTTCCTGCCGGCACGGATCCCCGTCGCCGCCCTGCCCCGCGGCTGGGAGAAGCGCGCCCCGGCGGGGCTCGTCGCCGACGGCGACACGATCGACCTGCTCGACATCCAACTCGACCTGCAGCGCTTCCGCGATCTCGGCCTGGCGCTGGGGGCGGGGATCGTCGTCTACGACGACTCGCGCGACATCGCCGTCGAGGCGGTCAACTGCTCGCAGTTCTTCCGCGACGAGTCGTGCGGGAAATGCGTCCCCTGCCGGATCGGCTCGGAGAAGATCACCGGGATCAGCGAGCGCTTGCTCGCCGGCACGGTCGGTGCCGACGAATACGCCGCCCAGCGGAGGCTCATCGACGAACTGACCCGGGCGATGGAGATGACGAGCATCTGCGGACTGGGGATGGTGGCCGCCAAGCCGGTCCAGTCGGCGATCCAGTTTTTTCCGGCCGATGTCGAGCGGCACCTCCGCACCGCCGCCCCGGGGGGACGACGATGAGCGACGCGTCATGCACGCCGGTCGATGACGACTTCGACGACGGCCTCATCCTCCCCGAGGAGGACGGCCTGTTCGCCCGCGACATCGACGGGCAACTCGTCCGCATGGACAAGGTGACCGCCGCCGACTTCGAGAAACAGATCACGATCACGATCGACGGCCGCGCGGTGACGGTGAAGCGGGCCGTGCCGCTCACCGACTCCCAGGGGAAGCTGATCCGTGACCCGGAGGGGAGGCCGATCCCCCGCGCCACGACGATCTACGACGCCGCCGCGAAGGCCTACGAAGGCGATCCCGACGGCAACCCGATCCCCGTCCTCTGCCACCAGGAGCATCTCCATCCTGTCGGTGTATGCCGTGTGTGCTGCGTCGAGATCGCCAAGGTCAAGCGCGGCGCGATGCAGCGCGAGCGCAAGCTGCTTCCGGCCTGCCAGCACCGCGTCGAGGAGACGATGGAGGTGCAGACGATCCGCTCGCCAGATCTCGCGGCCCGGCGGCGCGTCGATGCCAACGTGCGGACGCTGGTCAACCTGCTCGCCGCGGACCATCTCCCGACCGATTGGCGGCAGCGGATGCCGGCCAACGAGCTCGGGGTGTTGCTCGATCGGCTCGACCGCCTCGCGCTCGAGGCCAGGGCCCTCGAGAAGCAGGCTGATCCCGCCGCCGAGACCACCGCGATCGACGCCCGGTGGCCGTTGACCGGCGGCCCACCCTTCGCCCCCCGGACGCTCCCCCGCGGCCAGGACCACTCCTCGCCGCGGATCGACGTCGACCACGACCAGTGCATCCTCTGCGACCGTTGCGTGCGCGCCTGCAGCGACGTCAAGGAGAATTACGTCATCGGCCGCTCCGGCAAGGGCTATGCCACGCACGTCGGGTTCGACCTCGACGACCCGATGGGGAAGTCGAGTTGCGTCTCCTGCGGCGAGTGCATGATCACCTGCCCCACCGGGGCGCTCGTCTTCAAGGAGAGTGTCCGCGAGGCGGCCCAGGGCGGCGTTGACCGGACCGTCCCCGCCGCCGAGCTCAAGCGACTGCCGATCTTCGCCGGCGTGCCGGTCAAGTTCCTGGAATGGAACCGCGATTCGGTGGAGCGGCGGGTGTACGGCGCCGGCGAGGTGATCTGCCGCGAAGGGGAGAGCGCCTCGACCGCGTTCCTCCTGCTCCGCGGCCGCGTCGGCGTGTCGATCGGCGACCGTGCCGCACAGCGCGGCGGCGGGGGCGGCCTCCGCGCGGTGGTCCGGGCCGCGACACGCTGGCTCCAGGGCACCTCCGGCGGCACGTCGTGGCGGCGCGAGGAGGCCCGCGACCGGGTGGCGATCGACGGTGGCCGGGCCCTCGAGCTCAAGGACGGTCGTTGGGTCGACGAGATGACGCCGGCGGACGTGATCTTCGGCGAGATGAGCTGCCTCAACCACTACCCGCGGTCGGCGACGGTGGTCGCTCTCGAGGAAACGGAGCTGCTCGAGATCAACAAGAACGTTCTCCACGTCCTCCAGCGCACCGAGGCCTCGCGGCGGATACTCGATGCCGCCTATCGCACCCGGGTGCTGCAGCGCGAGCTGCGCCAGTTGACGATG
This portion of the Planctomycetota bacterium genome encodes:
- a CDS encoding cyclic nucleotide-binding domain-containing protein produces the protein MSDASCTPVDDDFDDGLILPEEDGLFARDIDGQLVRMDKVTAADFEKQITITIDGRAVTVKRAVPLTDSQGKLIRDPEGRPIPRATTIYDAAAKAYEGDPDGNPIPVLCHQEHLHPVGVCRVCCVEIAKVKRGAMQRERKLLPACQHRVEETMEVQTIRSPDLAARRRVDANVRTLVNLLAADHLPTDWRQRMPANELGVLLDRLDRLALEARALEKQADPAAETTAIDARWPLTGGPPFAPRTLPRGQDHSSPRIDVDHDQCILCDRCVRACSDVKENYVIGRSGKGYATHVGFDLDDPMGKSSCVSCGECMITCPTGALVFKESVREAAQGGVDRTVPAAELKRLPIFAGVPVKFLEWNRDSVERRVYGAGEVICREGESASTAFLLLRGRVGVSIGDRAAQRGGGGGLRAVVRAATRWLQGTSGGTSWRREEARDRVAIDGGRALELKDGRWVDEMTPADVIFGEMSCLNHYPRSATVVALEETELLEINKNVLHVLQRTEASRRILDAAYRTRVLQRELRQLTMFEGLSEADKAACAEFLRDKAELVRVDKGQVIFRQGDVASAFFKVRLGFVKVSQKLRDQDRVIDYLGPGRTFGEVGLLTGVFDLGADLAAAGATRALRTATCTALDDVELVSISGEDFRTLLRRFPAIRGPLLAEAQRLLKRDAEREQAGSAGLENFLANGLYSAQKLLVLDLESCTRCDECTRACSDTHDGVTRLIREGLRFENYLVASSCRSCLDPYCLVGCPVDAIHRKPREDKPGAVEIVIEDHCIGCGLCSTNCPYGNISMHTVAESGRAERRVATTCDLCRDLVGPDDDPSCVYACPHDAAFRMSGPELARIVENRRAGGPTG